A genomic segment from Pseudoxanthomonas sp. CF385 encodes:
- a CDS encoding DUF11 domain-containing protein translates to MARLRAALLAVLAMIALSWGLPSRAQSGCTTGACVSAGPRLVSIDSTQGPVLNLLFQALLPGTTVNLSVLDWNALAGSDINLNALIVRLGANLGISDTSQVLNTDITLAQLRLAMVQVLQADGQTLAANALNILPLNAAGLTGSIRLSQLLRIDLPPGALTSVRLDLLDLVTGSAQLYNFRNVLTTPTPITLNTAALGLSGVANVQAWLQVVEPPVYACGGQGTSFHTGAIRLKLNLDVVQGLNLQAVINALNAAGLGLVNLSLTADVLKLQVYADVARAEGTITAVDYVAGAVGFQARPGLVNLYVGTVSDSLFFNRSRVLTPADVTPVTINNLDLRFNVGLLGIGLINVRVPLQLTARAAATGSPALQNFSVNVPFPQTRTASSGTVSAGNLVTSLLGNLDLHVVSGSPEVTLLGLIILAPDALTPLLNSVLNLVETTLRGVSNAVLQPVFNLLLRDLTDNLLGLLGIRIGNAVFTVEGVARSCAATLTLAKVLQPAADPGRFTLAITQGATPVASANNVGNGGATAPAVTTPGLSYTLGETAGTGTQLDRYTTAWACVDQDGTAVSSGTGTSFSLTAPAAGANAVAITCSVTNTRALRSDVSIAKTDSAANYTPGATGTYVITVSNAGPDAASGVAVTDTLPPGMRLSGAWTCVASGGGSCPAGGGAAGDSTVSLSVNVDAAGSATITLPVVYSADPAAY, encoded by the coding sequence ATGGCACGGCTGCGTGCGGCATTGCTCGCGGTACTCGCGATGATCGCGCTGTCGTGGGGATTGCCCTCGCGAGCGCAGAGCGGATGCACCACGGGCGCCTGCGTATCCGCGGGGCCGCGCTTGGTCTCCATCGACAGTACCCAGGGGCCGGTCCTCAATCTGCTTTTCCAGGCCTTGTTGCCGGGCACCACCGTCAACCTCAGCGTCCTCGACTGGAATGCGCTGGCAGGCTCCGACATCAACCTCAATGCGCTGATCGTTCGCCTCGGCGCGAACTTGGGCATCAGCGATACCTCGCAGGTCCTCAACACCGACATCACCCTCGCCCAGTTGCGCCTGGCGATGGTGCAGGTGCTGCAGGCGGACGGGCAGACCCTCGCCGCCAACGCGCTCAACATCCTGCCGTTGAATGCCGCCGGGCTCACCGGCTCGATCCGGCTCTCGCAGCTGCTGCGCATCGATCTGCCGCCCGGCGCGCTGACCAGCGTGCGGCTGGACCTGCTCGACCTGGTGACGGGGTCAGCGCAGCTCTACAACTTCCGCAACGTGCTGACCACGCCGACGCCCATCACGCTGAACACCGCGGCGCTCGGCCTGAGCGGTGTCGCGAACGTGCAGGCGTGGCTGCAGGTGGTGGAACCGCCGGTGTATGCCTGCGGCGGACAGGGCACGTCGTTCCATACCGGCGCCATCCGGCTGAAGCTCAATCTGGACGTCGTGCAAGGCCTCAACCTCCAGGCCGTGATCAATGCGCTGAATGCCGCAGGCCTGGGCCTGGTCAATCTCTCCCTGACCGCCGATGTGCTGAAGCTGCAGGTGTACGCCGATGTCGCGCGAGCGGAAGGCACGATCACCGCCGTGGACTACGTGGCCGGCGCAGTGGGTTTCCAGGCCCGTCCCGGCCTGGTGAACCTGTATGTCGGCACCGTGTCCGACAGCCTGTTCTTCAATCGCTCGCGCGTGCTGACGCCAGCCGATGTCACGCCCGTGACGATCAACAACCTCGACCTGCGTTTCAACGTCGGTCTGTTGGGGATCGGGCTGATCAATGTCCGCGTTCCTCTGCAACTGACCGCGCGCGCGGCCGCGACGGGTTCGCCTGCGCTGCAGAACTTCAGCGTCAATGTGCCCTTCCCGCAAACGCGCACCGCCAGCAGCGGCACCGTCAGCGCCGGCAACCTGGTGACCAGCCTGCTGGGCAACCTGGATCTGCACGTCGTCAGCGGGTCGCCGGAGGTGACGCTGTTGGGGCTGATCATCCTGGCGCCCGATGCGCTCACGCCGCTTCTCAACAGCGTACTCAACCTCGTCGAAACGACGCTGCGCGGCGTGTCCAATGCCGTGCTGCAACCGGTGTTCAACCTGCTGCTGCGCGACCTGACCGACAACCTGCTGGGGTTGTTGGGCATCCGCATCGGCAATGCCGTGTTCACGGTCGAAGGCGTCGCCCGTTCTTGCGCCGCGACCCTCACGCTGGCCAAGGTCCTGCAGCCGGCCGCCGATCCGGGACGCTTCACCCTGGCGATCACCCAGGGCGCCACGCCCGTGGCGAGCGCGAACAACGTCGGCAACGGTGGCGCCACGGCACCCGCGGTCACCACGCCGGGGCTCAGCTACACCCTCGGTGAAACCGCGGGCACCGGCACCCAGCTCGACCGCTACACCACCGCCTGGGCCTGCGTGGACCAGGATGGCACTGCCGTCAGTTCGGGCACCGGCACCAGTTTTTCGCTCACCGCACCCGCCGCCGGCGCCAATGCCGTGGCGATCACCTGCAGCGTGACCAACACGCGTGCGCTGCGTTCGGACGTGTCGATCGCCAAGACCGACAGTGCGGCGAACTACACACCGGGCGCCACCGGCACCTATGTCATCACCGTATCGAACGCGGGGCCCGATGCCGCCAGTGGCGTCGCGGTCACCGACACCCTGCCGCCGGGCATGCGCCTGTCCGGCGCATGGACCTGCGTCGCCAGCGGCGGGGGAAGTTGCCCGGCAGGCGGCGGCGCAGCGGGCGATTCGACCGTCAGCCTCAGCGTCAATGTCGACGCCGCAGGTAGCGCCACGATCACTCTCCCCGTCGTGTACAGCGCCGATCCCGCTGCGTACTGA
- a CDS encoding helix-turn-helix domain-containing protein, with product MTTIAMRIRRARALARLSQSQLAHFVGVNRSAVAQWEREAGTRPSVEHLAAVAIATKTPFEWLATGRGGPATLMDAASPSVEYAMDDVEARVLEAVRHLPARKRVAICKLLEELASQP from the coding sequence ATGACGACCATTGCCATGCGTATCCGTCGTGCCCGTGCACTGGCCCGACTCTCGCAAAGCCAGCTGGCGCACTTCGTGGGGGTCAACCGAAGCGCGGTCGCCCAGTGGGAACGGGAAGCCGGCACGCGGCCGAGCGTCGAGCACCTCGCCGCGGTTGCGATCGCCACCAAGACGCCCTTCGAGTGGCTGGCGACCGGACGCGGTGGCCCGGCGACCCTGATGGATGCCGCATCCCCGTCGGTCGAGTACGCGATGGACGATGTGGAAGCGAGGGTGCTCGAAGCCGTGCGTCACTTGCCCGCCAGAAAGCGGGTCGCCATCTGCAAGCTGCTGGAGGAACTTGCCTCGCAGCCGTGA
- a CDS encoding helix-turn-helix transcriptional regulator, translating to MAVRIRQARANAALTQLQLAACLGVNRSAIAQWERECGGTHPSMGRLTAIALATGVTFEWLATGRGAMREAPDIATPMPTLAYTEDALEMRCLKAVRKLPQQKRASISLLLAQLAL from the coding sequence ATGGCAGTGCGCATACGACAGGCGAGGGCGAACGCAGCGCTCACCCAACTGCAGCTGGCCGCCTGTCTCGGCGTCAACAGGAGCGCGATCGCACAATGGGAGCGGGAGTGCGGCGGTACGCATCCCAGCATGGGGCGCCTGACCGCCATCGCACTGGCGACCGGCGTGACCTTCGAATGGCTGGCCACGGGACGGGGCGCCATGCGGGAGGCGCCGGACATCGCCACCCCCATGCCCACGCTTGCCTATACGGAGGACGCCCTGGAGATGCGCTGCCTGAAAGCGGTGCGGAAGCTGCCGCAGCAGAAGAGGGCGTCCATCAGCCTGCTGCTGGCGCAACTCGCGCTTTAG
- a CDS encoding CBS domain-containing protein yields MKVGEMMSGNVCLVAPDDTLARAAMLMAEHDVGSLPVGQDDRLVGFLTDRDIAIRAVAQGLGSEARVRQVMSSEVKYCFDDDDVEAVALNMADLELRRMPVVNRDKRLVGIVSLGNFAQCGAPRASRELLEGVAARH; encoded by the coding sequence ATGAAAGTCGGCGAAATGATGAGTGGAAATGTATGTCTGGTCGCGCCCGACGACACGTTGGCGCGCGCCGCCATGCTGATGGCCGAGCACGATGTCGGTAGCCTGCCGGTCGGCCAGGATGATCGCCTCGTCGGGTTCCTCACCGACCGGGACATCGCGATCCGCGCGGTCGCCCAGGGGCTCGGATCCGAAGCGCGTGTCCGCCAGGTCATGTCCAGCGAAGTGAAGTACTGCTTCGACGACGATGATGTGGAGGCCGTGGCCCTGAACATGGCCGACCTCGAGCTGCGTCGCATGCCGGTGGTGAATCGGGACAAGCGGCTCGTCGGCATCGTGTCGCTGGGCAACTTCGCCCAATGCGGGGCGCCGCGTGCTTCGCGCGAGTTGCTTGAAGGTGTTGCGGCCCGCCATTGA
- a CDS encoding HWE histidine kinase domain-containing protein, producing the protein MAAVPAFPPEDPAARTRLYEAVLQATPDLVYVFDLQHRFIYANHALLSMWGRSWDDAIGKTCLELGYEPWHAAMHDEEIERVIATGGPVRGDVPFPHVTQGVRIYDYIFTPVFGPDGKVEAIAGSTRDVTERRQHEQHMRLLVNELNHRVKNTLSLVQSMTAQTLRGCTDTGEAQDRIEQRLMALSEAHDILTRKHWRGAPMDEIVRAAVAHCQTSEGERFDVEGPIVILDPRRAVALAMALHELCTNAIKYGALSVPDGRVGIRWQVEAGDAHPTLSLRWQEQGGPPIVQAPERRGFGTRLVERGLRHDLGGDSRLSFAPEGVSCIIDIPLTNAEPVAA; encoded by the coding sequence ATGGCTGCCGTACCTGCATTCCCGCCGGAGGACCCGGCGGCGCGTACCCGATTGTATGAGGCCGTGTTGCAGGCGACGCCGGACCTGGTTTACGTCTTCGATCTCCAGCATCGCTTCATCTACGCCAACCACGCCTTGCTGTCGATGTGGGGCCGCAGCTGGGACGACGCGATCGGCAAGACATGCCTGGAGCTCGGCTACGAGCCGTGGCATGCGGCCATGCACGACGAGGAGATCGAACGGGTCATCGCCACCGGCGGACCGGTGCGCGGCGACGTTCCGTTCCCGCACGTCACGCAGGGCGTGCGCATCTACGACTACATCTTCACCCCCGTGTTCGGGCCCGACGGCAAGGTGGAAGCCATCGCCGGCAGCACGCGCGACGTGACCGAGCGCAGGCAGCACGAGCAGCACATGCGCCTGCTGGTCAACGAGCTGAACCATCGGGTCAAGAACACCCTGTCGCTGGTGCAGTCCATGACCGCGCAGACGCTGCGGGGGTGTACGGACACCGGCGAAGCGCAGGACCGGATCGAGCAGCGCCTGATGGCGTTGTCGGAAGCGCACGACATCCTGACCCGCAAGCACTGGCGCGGCGCTCCGATGGACGAGATCGTCCGCGCGGCGGTCGCCCATTGCCAGACCAGCGAAGGCGAGCGTTTCGACGTCGAGGGACCGATCGTCATCCTCGATCCGCGCCGCGCGGTCGCGCTGGCCATGGCGCTGCACGAGCTGTGCACCAACGCCATCAAGTACGGGGCGCTCTCGGTGCCCGATGGCCGCGTCGGCATTCGATGGCAAGTGGAGGCCGGCGACGCGCATCCGACATTGAGCCTGCGCTGGCAGGAGCAGGGCGGGCCACCCATCGTCCAGGCGCCCGAGCGTCGTGGATTCGGGACGCGCCTGGTGGAACGCGGTCTCCGCCACGACCTGGGCGGCGACTCGCGCCTGTCCTTTGCGCCGGAAGGCGTGAGCTGCATCATCGACATTCCCCTGACCAACGCCGAACCGGTGGCCGCATGA
- a CDS encoding response regulator, giving the protein MTRRILIVEDESLIAMLLEDLLADIGYTVVAAVPNVDQALTMLAAEDVDLAIVDVNLGGTPSFPVAEALAKRGIPFLFTTGYGQRGLPEHFATRPVLQKPFRRVDLEAALAPLAADLPND; this is encoded by the coding sequence ATGACCCGACGCATCCTCATCGTGGAAGACGAATCGCTGATCGCCATGCTGCTGGAGGACCTGCTGGCCGACATCGGCTACACGGTCGTGGCGGCCGTCCCGAACGTCGACCAGGCGCTGACGATGCTCGCTGCCGAAGACGTGGACCTGGCGATCGTCGACGTCAATCTCGGCGGCACGCCTTCGTTTCCCGTGGCCGAAGCGCTGGCGAAGCGGGGCATCCCGTTCCTGTTCACCACCGGCTACGGGCAACGCGGCTTGCCCGAGCACTTCGCGACGCGGCCCGTGCTGCAGAAGCCTTTCCGGCGGGTCGACCTGGAGGCGGCGCTCGCACCCCTCGCCGCGGATCTGCCCAACGACTGA
- a CDS encoding cupin domain-containing protein — protein sequence MKSRHLRMGLGFLPLFECNGVQAAQMVIKPGGSEGGPDNRHQGADQWLFVAAGTGVAIVEGVRRVLRPGSLLLIERGERHEIRASGRQPLKTINFYSPPAYTADGDERRAGKAS from the coding sequence ATGAAATCGAGACACCTGCGCATGGGTCTGGGCTTCCTGCCGCTGTTCGAGTGCAATGGCGTGCAGGCGGCGCAGATGGTCATCAAACCCGGCGGAAGCGAGGGTGGGCCCGATAATCGCCACCAGGGCGCGGATCAATGGCTGTTCGTGGCGGCGGGCACCGGCGTGGCGATCGTGGAGGGCGTTCGGCGTGTCCTGCGACCCGGAAGCCTCCTATTGATCGAGCGTGGCGAGCGTCACGAGATCCGCGCGTCGGGCCGCCAACCGCTGAAGACGATCAACTTCTATTCACCGCCAGCGTATACCGCCGACGGCGACGAACGACGCGCGGGCAAGGCGTCGTAG
- a CDS encoding host attachment family protein produces the protein MTALPEDALVVVADGEGARVFRNRGEKGAISLHQYELLELVNLNDDGPAGSMPGESTSRQLDEATFAKQLAKGLNDAALKQQYAHLILVADPKTLGRVRPLLHKEATQRIVAEVGKDLTNVPLEDIERTLAAA, from the coding sequence ATGACAGCACTGCCCGAAGATGCCCTGGTCGTCGTTGCCGATGGCGAAGGGGCGCGCGTTTTCCGCAATCGCGGGGAGAAGGGGGCCATCTCCCTTCACCAGTACGAGTTGCTCGAACTTGTGAACCTCAACGACGATGGCCCCGCGGGCAGCATGCCCGGGGAGTCCACCAGCCGACAGCTGGATGAAGCGACGTTCGCGAAGCAACTGGCGAAAGGGCTCAATGACGCGGCGCTCAAGCAGCAGTACGCACACCTGATTCTCGTTGCCGATCCGAAGACGCTCGGACGCGTGCGTCCGTTGCTGCACAAGGAAGCCACGCAGCGCATCGTCGCGGAAGTCGGCAAGGATCTCACCAACGTGCCGCTGGAAGACATCGAGCGCACCTTGGCCGCGGCATGA
- a CDS encoding thioredoxin family protein, with amino-acid sequence MSYQARYAVTDPLRSNVDRMGGVVVLEFGAPWCGHCQAAQPALRDALQAHPDITHIKIEDGKGKPLGRSFGVRLWPTVIVLEQGTEIARAVRPVGEQDLSPVTRALSAQAGIAPV; translated from the coding sequence ATGAGCTACCAGGCGCGCTACGCCGTCACGGATCCCCTGCGTTCCAACGTGGACCGTATGGGCGGTGTCGTCGTGCTCGAGTTCGGCGCGCCATGGTGCGGGCACTGCCAGGCGGCGCAGCCCGCGTTGCGCGACGCGCTGCAGGCGCATCCCGACATCACCCACATCAAGATCGAAGACGGCAAGGGCAAACCACTGGGCCGCTCCTTCGGCGTCCGGCTCTGGCCGACGGTCATCGTCCTGGAGCAGGGCACCGAGATCGCACGCGCGGTGCGCCCGGTGGGCGAGCAGGACCTCTCGCCGGTGACCCGCGCGCTTTCGGCGCAGGCCGGCATCGCGCCGGTCTGA
- a CDS encoding catalase, producing MATQKKPAKPSKKPGAPTSPRGAGDERHDMAGGSHPPLTTNQGIPVADNQNSLRAAAGGPTLLEDFILREKITHFDHERIPERIVHARGTAAHGYFELKKSLGKYTTAKVLTEVGVRTPVFTRFSTVAGGAGSVDTPRDVRGFAVKFYTSEGNWDLVGNNIPVFFIQDAMKFPDVVHSVKMEPDRAFPQAASAHDTFWDFVSLTPETMHMIMWAMSDRTLPRSLRTIEGFGVHSFRLLDGAGRSTFVKFHWRPVLGIQSTVWDEALKLQAADNDFHRRDLFEAIEAGAFPAWDLGVQVFTEEQAAEFPFDHLDPTKLIPEETIPLTIIGRMVLDRWPDNFFAETEQVAYCPANIVPGIDFSDDPLLQGRLFSYLDTQLSRLGGPNFHQIPINAPKCPFANLQRDGHMQMAVPKGRVNYEPSSLQADSPRETPRGFRSHATPVDAGGKQRIRPESFADHYSQARLFFRSQSKHEQAHIASALVFELSKVQTPHVRDAIVGHLRHVDMALAERVANGLGMAQLPEAPPASVAPKDMPPSPALRIIDRMRDTLEGRVVGLLVDEDSDAAVIKALRKAIEREGATAKIVAPRVGGATLDDGTLLPADGQLAGTPSVVFDAIALLLADDAGKRLAKEAAAVDFVRDAFGHLKAIAADTGAQAVLKAAGIGRDAGVIDADLTEAFLTAARTRQWDREKKIRTLA from the coding sequence ATGGCCACACAGAAGAAGCCCGCCAAACCCTCGAAGAAGCCCGGCGCGCCGACATCGCCGCGGGGGGCTGGAGACGAGCGCCATGACATGGCCGGAGGCAGCCACCCGCCACTGACCACCAACCAGGGCATCCCGGTTGCGGACAATCAGAATTCCCTGCGTGCGGCCGCAGGTGGCCCGACGTTGCTCGAGGACTTCATCCTCCGGGAAAAGATCACCCACTTCGACCATGAGCGCATCCCGGAGCGGATCGTCCATGCCCGCGGCACCGCGGCGCACGGATACTTCGAGCTGAAGAAATCGCTAGGCAAGTACACCACCGCCAAGGTGCTCACCGAGGTGGGTGTACGCACGCCGGTGTTCACCCGGTTCTCGACCGTCGCCGGCGGCGCCGGATCGGTGGACACGCCGCGCGACGTGCGCGGCTTCGCGGTCAAGTTCTACACCAGCGAGGGGAACTGGGACCTGGTCGGCAACAACATCCCCGTGTTCTTCATCCAGGACGCGATGAAGTTCCCCGACGTCGTCCACTCGGTGAAGATGGAGCCCGACCGCGCGTTTCCGCAGGCCGCGAGCGCGCACGACACGTTCTGGGACTTCGTGTCGCTGACGCCGGAAACGATGCACATGATCATGTGGGCGATGAGCGATCGCACGCTGCCGCGGTCGCTGCGGACCATCGAAGGCTTCGGTGTGCACAGCTTCCGTCTGCTGGACGGGGCAGGGCGGTCGACATTCGTCAAGTTCCATTGGCGTCCCGTGCTCGGCATCCAATCGACGGTATGGGACGAGGCGCTGAAGCTCCAGGCCGCCGACAACGATTTCCACCGCCGGGATCTGTTCGAAGCCATCGAAGCCGGCGCGTTCCCGGCCTGGGACCTCGGCGTGCAGGTGTTCACGGAAGAACAGGCCGCGGAGTTCCCGTTCGATCACCTCGACCCGACCAAACTGATCCCCGAAGAGACGATCCCGCTGACGATCATCGGCCGCATGGTGCTGGATCGCTGGCCGGACAATTTCTTCGCCGAGACCGAACAGGTCGCGTACTGTCCCGCCAACATCGTGCCCGGCATCGACTTCAGCGACGATCCGCTGCTGCAGGGCAGGCTGTTCTCCTATCTGGACACGCAGCTCTCGCGACTGGGCGGGCCCAACTTCCACCAGATTCCGATCAACGCGCCGAAGTGCCCGTTCGCCAACCTCCAGCGCGACGGACACATGCAGATGGCCGTACCGAAGGGCCGGGTGAACTACGAACCCAGTTCGCTGCAGGCGGATTCCCCCCGCGAGACGCCACGCGGCTTCAGGAGCCATGCCACACCGGTGGACGCCGGCGGCAAACAGCGGATCCGGCCCGAATCCTTCGCCGATCACTACAGCCAGGCACGCCTGTTCTTCCGCAGCCAGAGCAAGCACGAGCAGGCGCATATCGCCTCCGCGCTGGTGTTCGAGCTGTCCAAGGTGCAGACGCCCCATGTGCGCGACGCGATCGTGGGTCACCTCCGTCACGTGGACATGGCGCTGGCGGAGCGGGTGGCCAACGGACTCGGCATGGCGCAGCTGCCCGAGGCGCCGCCCGCGTCCGTCGCACCGAAGGACATGCCCCCTTCACCCGCGTTGCGCATCATCGACCGGATGCGCGACACCCTCGAGGGTCGCGTCGTCGGCCTCCTGGTCGATGAAGATTCCGACGCGGCCGTCATCAAGGCGTTGCGCAAGGCCATCGAACGCGAAGGGGCCACGGCCAAGATCGTAGCGCCGCGCGTCGGCGGGGCCACGCTCGACGATGGCACGTTGCTGCCGGCCGATGGCCAGCTGGCCGGAACGCCATCGGTGGTGTTCGACGCCATCGCCCTCCTGCTGGCCGACGATGCCGGCAAGCGCCTGGCGAAGGAGGCCGCCGCGGTCGACTTCGTACGCGATGCGTTCGGTCACCTCAAGGCGATCGCGGCCGACACCGGCGCGCAGGCCGTGCTCAAGGCGGCCGGCATCGGGCGCGATGCCGGCGTGATCGACGCCGACCTGACCGAGGCCTTCCTCACGGCGGCACGGACCCGCCAGTGGGACCGGGAGAAAAAGATCCGGACGCTCGCCTGA
- a CDS encoding AarF/UbiB family protein, with protein MTTTSPGAGEGKLPRRAAILRFLFRYRKSGVFNGLSLEPTMLDEDVVEEGSPEKFADELEALGPTFVKLGQMLSTRPDLVPGPYAVALERMQEDVTPVPFEVIREQVEDALGVRISKAYASFDETPLGSASLAQVHRATLRDGREVAVKVQRPGVAQQLMADLELLRGITGTADRFTDVGRHVRFSEWLSEFSRSLTAELDYVAEAENLERFRTHLAPFRQLWVPSPVWDYTGKRVLTMELANGRRVDQISGLRRTEQGMTPLAEDLLRGYLDQVFVHGEIHADPHPGNLRVTEDGRLAIFDLGMVANVPPRQRDRLLKLLFAAVDGRGEQVAEECIALGIRLEDYDEPRFLREVGQLIARYGAHQASMSEGRVVLDLVRIATQCGLRPPPELSLLGKTLLNLDSACQLLAPDLDTQRVVEDQLQHVMRARLRKSLSSPSLASELMEVQALLRDGPRKLSDILSLVAENRFQMRVTGLEESRLMENLQKIANRISVGVITASLILASAMMMRVPSSHTVWGYPVVALVLFLLGVALGASIIVSSLLSDHRARAREERGPR; from the coding sequence ATGACGACGACGTCTCCAGGCGCGGGGGAGGGCAAGCTGCCACGCCGTGCGGCGATCCTGCGGTTCCTGTTCCGCTACCGGAAATCCGGGGTGTTCAACGGCCTGTCGCTGGAACCGACGATGCTGGACGAGGACGTGGTCGAAGAGGGGAGCCCCGAAAAGTTCGCCGACGAACTGGAAGCGCTCGGCCCGACCTTCGTGAAGCTGGGCCAGATGCTGTCCACGCGCCCCGACCTCGTACCCGGCCCCTATGCGGTAGCGCTGGAGCGCATGCAGGAAGACGTCACGCCGGTCCCGTTCGAGGTGATCCGCGAGCAGGTCGAAGACGCGCTGGGGGTCCGCATCAGCAAGGCGTACGCAAGTTTCGATGAAACGCCGCTCGGATCGGCGTCGCTCGCGCAGGTCCATCGCGCGACCTTGCGGGATGGTCGTGAGGTCGCGGTCAAGGTGCAACGCCCCGGCGTGGCCCAGCAGCTGATGGCGGACCTCGAGTTGCTGCGGGGCATCACCGGCACGGCGGATCGGTTCACCGACGTCGGCCGGCATGTGCGGTTCTCGGAATGGCTGAGCGAGTTCTCGCGCTCGCTCACCGCGGAGCTGGACTACGTCGCCGAGGCGGAGAACCTGGAGCGCTTCAGGACACATCTGGCGCCGTTCCGCCAGCTGTGGGTCCCGTCGCCCGTCTGGGATTACACGGGCAAGCGCGTATTGACGATGGAATTGGCCAACGGGCGGCGCGTCGACCAGATCTCCGGCCTGCGCCGGACGGAGCAGGGCATGACGCCGCTGGCGGAGGACCTGCTGCGCGGCTACCTGGATCAGGTATTCGTGCACGGCGAAATCCACGCCGACCCGCACCCCGGCAACCTGCGGGTGACCGAGGACGGGCGCCTGGCCATCTTCGACCTGGGCATGGTGGCCAACGTGCCACCGCGCCAGCGCGACCGCTTGCTCAAGCTGCTGTTCGCCGCCGTCGATGGCCGCGGCGAGCAGGTCGCCGAGGAGTGCATCGCGCTGGGCATCCGGCTGGAGGATTACGACGAGCCGCGGTTCCTGCGCGAAGTCGGCCAGCTGATCGCCCGCTACGGCGCCCATCAGGCCTCGATGTCGGAGGGCAGGGTAGTGCTGGACCTGGTCCGGATCGCCACCCAATGCGGGCTGCGTCCGCCGCCGGAGCTCAGCCTGCTGGGCAAGACGTTGCTCAACCTGGATTCGGCCTGCCAGTTGCTGGCACCGGACCTCGACACGCAGCGCGTGGTCGAAGACCAGTTGCAGCATGTGATGCGCGCACGCCTGCGCAAGTCGCTGTCCTCGCCGAGCCTCGCCAGCGAACTGATGGAGGTGCAGGCGCTGTTGCGCGATGGACCCCGCAAACTGTCCGACATCCTGTCGCTGGTGGCCGAGAACCGCTTCCAGATGCGCGTCACCGGGCTGGAGGAATCCCGGCTGATGGAGAATCTGCAGAAGATCGCCAACCGCATTTCGGTGGGCGTGATCACGGCGTCGCTGATCCTCGCGTCGGCAATGATGATGCGGGTGCCGTCTTCCCATACGGTCTGGGGTTACCCGGTCGTGGCCCTGGTGCTGTTCCTGCTGGGCGTGGCCCTGGGCGCCAGCATCATCGTCAGCTCGCTGCTCAGCGACCACCGGGCAAGAGCCCGCGAGGAGCGGGGCCCGCGCTGA
- a CDS encoding response regulator transcription factor — translation MSVSAIILIIEDNRGLAETVGTYLETRGMEVDYAADGEEGYRLAAENRYDAIVLDGHLPRMDGLDVVRTLRNVARVATPIIMVTGRDTLEDKLAGLDQGVDDYLTKPFATQELEARLTAVIRRNRKELGREVLKVGDLSFDPSCHRMRRGDRELELSPVATKLLNILMRESPRVVTRREIEREIWGDDLPDSDTLRSHLYNLRKAIDRGFDEPLLHTVQSAGYRLAEIGPSRKAGHAGESVESAAA, via the coding sequence ATGTCCGTTTCAGCGATTATCCTGATCATCGAAGACAACCGAGGCCTGGCCGAGACGGTCGGCACCTATCTCGAGACGCGCGGCATGGAGGTCGACTACGCCGCAGACGGCGAAGAAGGCTACCGGCTGGCCGCCGAAAACCGCTACGACGCGATCGTCCTCGATGGCCACTTGCCGCGCATGGATGGACTGGACGTGGTGCGCACGCTGCGCAACGTGGCGCGCGTGGCGACGCCGATCATCATGGTCACCGGGCGGGACACGCTGGAGGACAAGCTGGCCGGGCTGGACCAGGGCGTGGACGACTACCTGACCAAGCCGTTCGCCACGCAGGAGCTCGAGGCCCGCTTGACCGCCGTGATCCGGCGCAACAGGAAAGAACTGGGGCGCGAGGTGTTGAAGGTCGGCGACCTGTCGTTCGATCCGTCATGCCACCGCATGCGCCGTGGCGACCGGGAACTCGAACTCTCGCCGGTAGCGACGAAGCTGCTGAACATCCTCATGCGGGAATCGCCCCGTGTGGTCACCCGGCGCGAGATCGAGCGCGAGATCTGGGGCGACGATCTTCCCGATTCCGACACGCTGCGCAGCCATCTCTACAACCTGCGCAAGGCCATCGACCGCGGATTCGACGAGCCGCTGCTGCACACCGTGCAGAGTGCGGGCTACCGGCTCGCGGAAATCGGCCCGTCCCGCAAGGCGGGGCATGCGGGCGAGTCAGTGGAATCCGCGGCGGCTTGA